From Desmodus rotundus isolate HL8 chromosome 12, HLdesRot8A.1, whole genome shotgun sequence, one genomic window encodes:
- the LOC139440465 gene encoding tetrapeptide repeat homeobox protein 2-like, translating to MQKPRSSEGFSLPLKPPKRRRQQRSVYSVVQRDELERFFQNNHYPSYEERETLAARLNLQEQQVQVWFKNCRAKQTRLQGGTRTRQPGSKAPTSSQGPGVPGPAPAAVGPGFPEEPALPSGPGFTEDLESLWDLLFPEDPESSGGSMLPGGSGFHNTLGGVAAAETSASSPLQTWGAPAQDAQNPVPAASTPAASPAPVPAPAEVPVSAEDSNDRDLWQDLDLMNLLSL from the exons ATGCAAAAACCCAGGTCTTCGGAGG gcTTCTCGCTGCCCCTAAAGCCCCCAAAGCGGCGGCGACAGCAGCGCTCGGTGTACAGCGTGGTACAGCGGGATGAGCTGGAGAGGTTCTTCCAGAACAACCATTACCCGTCCTACGAAGAGCGCGAGACCCTGGCGGCCAGGCTGAacctccaggaacagcaagtgcag gtgtGGTTCAAGAACTGCCGGGCCAAACAGActaggctgcagggaggaacCAGAACCAGGCAGCCAGGCTCGAAAGCCCCCACCTcgtcccagggcccaggagtccCCGGGCCAGCACCTGCAGCTGTGGGTCCTGGGTTCCCAGAGGAACCGGCACTGCCCTCAGGTCCTGGGTTCACTGAGGACTTGGAGTCCCTTTGGGACCTTTTGTTTCCCGAGGATCCCGAGTCCTCCGGGGGCTCTATgcttcctgggggctcaggttTCCACAACACCTTGGGAGGTGTCGCAGCAGCAGAGACCAGTGCCTCTAGCCCCCTGCAGAcctggggggctcctgcccaggacgCCCAGAATCCGGTCCCCGCCGCATCCACTCCAGCTGCATCTCCAgctccagttccagctccagccGAGGTCCCAGTCAGTGCTGAGGACTCAAACGACAGGGATCTCTGGCAAGACCTTGATCTCATGAATCTGCTTTCCCTGTAA
- the LOC139440466 gene encoding tetrapeptide repeat homeobox protein 2-like: protein MRIGPGTRSLLQVRVAPCSECRVVKQVRREPPGARLRFSLPLRPPKRQRRQRSVYSVVQRDELERFFQNNHYPSYEERETLAARLNLQEQQVQVWFKNRRAKQTRLQGGTRTRQPGSKARASSLGPGVPRAAPAAVGPGLLDELVLPSPPWFTEDPVQPSGPGFVEDPVLSLGPGFAEDPVLPSGPGFTEDLESLWDLLFPEDPESSGSSMLPGGSGFHNPLGGIAAAESSASSPLQAWGAPAQDAQNPVPGAAAPAASPAPVPAPAEVPVSLEDSNDGDLWPDIDLLDLLSL from the exons ATGAGAATAGGGCCTGGCACCCGCAGCCTCCTGCAAGTGCGGGTGGCTCCCTGCAGCGAGTGTAGGGTGGTGAAGCAGGTGAGGCGGGAACCACCTGGCGCCAGGCTGC gctTCTCGCTGCCCCTAAGGCCCCCAAAGCGGCAGCGACGGCAGCGCTCGGTGTACAGCGTGGTACAGCGGGATGAGCTGGAGAGGTTCTTCCAGAACAACCATTACCCGTCCTACGAAGAGCGCGAGACCCTGGCGGCCAGGCTGAacctccaggaacagcaagtgcag gtgtggttcaagaaccgccgggccaaacagactaggctgcagggaggaaccagaaccaggcagcctggctcgaaAGCCCGTGCCTCGTCCCTGGGCCCAGGAGTCCCCAGGGCCGCACCTGCTGCAGTGGGACCTGGGTTGCTAGACGAGCTGGTACTGCCCTCGCCTCCTTGGTTCACTGAGGACCCAGTACAGCCCTCGGGTCCTGGTTTCGTCGAGGACCCGGTATTGTCCTTGGGTCCTGGGTTCGCCGAGGACCCGGTATTGCCCTCGGGTCCTGGGTTCACTGAGGACTTGGAGTCCCTTTGGGACCTATTGTTTCCCGAGGATCCCGAGTCCTCAGGCAGCTCTATgcttcctgggggctcaggttTCCACAACCCCTTGGGAGGCATTGCAGCAGCGGAATCCAGTGCCTCCagccccctgcaggcctggggggctcctgcccaggacgCCCAGAATCCGGTCCCCGGCGCAGCCGCTCCAGCTGCATCTCCAgctccagttccagctccagccGAGGTCCCAGTCAGTCTTGAGGACTCAAACGACGGGGATCTCTGGCCAGACATTGATCTCCTGGATCTGCTGTCCCTGTGA